From Bacteroidota bacterium, one genomic window encodes:
- a CDS encoding GNAT family N-acetyltransferase, with the protein MRFIRSDLSQINELAELARSTYDKGEIINVKYLNWEYNSNPDGKALVFLANEESKIVSQYVVVPRKYSIGNEIINASLSLNTITHPAHRGKGYFTKLAELTYSDCKKLNIDFTIGFPNKNSVSGFINKLKFSGIGELPLMLKVVNPFRALYSFLFNSKVRDEYTYEFNIDLPKVSLLNLNSDLHKYNYFWSEFKKRNVYTTDRSAEFMRWRYIDIPIRKYQLFKIEKNGTIETVLILRSKNIFGVNCGIIVDLLTLKGNTEIGQLIDQLQKNKLDLIISSVPLDTPEAQCLKSAGFFKVPKLFMLKKLNVVLRIHSNNISSSITDFKKWFLTFGDYDIF; encoded by the coding sequence ATGAGATTTATCAGGAGCGATCTTTCGCAAATTAATGAACTTGCAGAACTAGCCAGATCTACATATGATAAGGGTGAAATTATTAATGTAAAATATTTAAATTGGGAATATAATTCCAATCCTGATGGAAAGGCGCTTGTATTTTTAGCAAATGAAGAGAGTAAAATTGTTTCTCAGTACGTGGTTGTGCCTAGAAAATATTCTATAGGAAATGAAATCATAAATGCTTCTCTTTCTTTGAATACTATTACCCATCCCGCTCATCGTGGCAAAGGGTACTTCACGAAATTGGCTGAGCTTACTTATTCTGATTGTAAAAAACTTAATATTGATTTTACAATTGGTTTTCCAAATAAGAATTCCGTTTCAGGATTTATCAATAAACTTAAGTTTTCAGGAATTGGTGAATTGCCTTTAATGCTGAAAGTGGTTAATCCATTCAGAGCACTGTATTCGTTTTTATTCAACAGCAAAGTAAGAGATGAATATACTTATGAATTTAATATTGATCTCCCGAAAGTGTCTTTGCTGAATTTAAATTCTGATTTGCACAAATACAATTATTTCTGGAGTGAATTCAAAAAACGGAATGTTTACACTACTGATCGTTCAGCAGAATTCATGCGTTGGCGCTATATCGATATACCGATTAGAAAATATCAACTCTTTAAAATTGAAAAGAATGGTACGATTGAAACGGTTTTAATTTTAAGATCAAAAAATATTTTCGGTGTAAATTGTGGAATCATCGTTGATCTGCTTACTTTAAAAGGAAATACGGAGATAGGGCAATTAATAGATCAGCTTCAGAAGAATAAACTTGACCTGATAATTTCATCTGTTCCTTTAGATACACCGGAGGCGCAGTGCCTGAAATCAGCCGGTTTTTTTAAAGTGCCGAAATTATTTATGTTGAAAAAGCTGAATGTTGTTTTGCGGATTCATTCAAATAATATTTCAAGTTCAATTACTGATTTTAAAAAGTGGTTTCTTACCTTTGGCGACTACGATATTTTTTGA
- a CDS encoding polysaccharide deacetylase family protein, whose amino-acid sequence MNILTFDLEDWFHILDFKDTAYPAQWLNFESRVEANTERILQLLEKKKLTATFFCLGWIAEKYPALVRKISVKHEIACHSMNHQLLYLNNKAEFKEDLNRSLSILESLTGKKVVAYRAPGFSLSREHGYVFEELENAGIKIDSSVFPAARNHGGIADFPFQKPCLMTGPGYEIVEFPINTKSFLKKQLIFSGGGYFRLLPYPLIRKWMKESDYVMTYFHPRDFDPDQPQLRNLSIKRRFMSYTGLKTSEMKLEKLLSDFQFISLEQAFETLNTKNLPVVSL is encoded by the coding sequence ATGAACATTCTAACATTTGATCTGGAAGATTGGTTTCATATTCTTGATTTCAAGGATACAGCATATCCTGCTCAGTGGTTGAACTTTGAAAGCAGGGTGGAAGCGAACACTGAGAGAATTCTTCAGTTATTAGAGAAAAAAAAATTAACTGCAACTTTTTTTTGCCTCGGCTGGATTGCAGAAAAATATCCGGCTTTGGTACGCAAAATTTCAGTGAAGCATGAAATTGCTTGCCATTCTATGAACCATCAGCTACTTTATTTGAATAACAAGGCAGAGTTCAAAGAAGATCTAAATAGAAGCTTGTCTATTCTTGAAAGTTTAACCGGAAAAAAAGTCGTTGCATACAGAGCGCCGGGTTTTTCTCTTTCACGTGAACATGGTTATGTATTTGAAGAACTCGAAAATGCGGGAATCAAGATAGATAGTTCGGTTTTCCCCGCAGCAAGAAATCATGGTGGTATTGCAGATTTTCCTTTCCAAAAACCTTGTCTGATGACCGGTCCCGGATATGAAATCGTTGAGTTCCCGATTAATACAAAGTCGTTTCTGAAAAAGCAGCTCATATTTTCGGGTGGAGGATATTTTCGGTTGCTGCCTTATCCATTGATCAGGAAATGGATGAAGGAATCAGATTATGTTATGACTTATTTTCATCCCAGAGATTTTGACCCTGATCAGCCACAACTCAGAAATCTGTCGATCAAACGGAGATTTATGAGCTATACCGGACTAAAAACGTCTGAAATGAAGCTGGAAAAACTGTTGAGTGATTTTCAGTTTATCAGTCTTGAGCAAGCATTCGAGACGCTTAACACGAAAAATTTGCCTGTAGTTTCCTTGTAG